A window of Sphingorhabdus lacus contains these coding sequences:
- the ccoG gene encoding cytochrome c oxidase accessory protein CcoG: MSSPEDLTGPKQPLYQARKGVYPKAVDGFYRRLKWAIMAVTLAIYYITPWIRWDRGAYAPDQAVLVDLANRRFYMFQIEIWPHEFYYVVGLLVMAGIGLFLVTSAVGRAWCGYSCPQTVWTDLFQHVERFIDGDRNAQLRLEKASWGAEKIAKRLSKWSVWLFIAFWTGGAWIMYFADAPTLVRDFWSGNAAPVAYATVGILTATTFIFGGFMREQVCIYMCPWPRIQTAMMDEKSLLVTYKDWRGEKRGSLKAAQADPAAFGDCIDCNQCVAVCPTGIDIREGPQIGCITCALCIDACDKVMAQVGKPRGLIDYCTLDDADIEKKGGTGKPVLKTLFRPRTIIYFGIWSAIGLAMLFTLGQRTRLDLAVQHDRNPVYVQLSDGTIRNNYTLKIRNMQARPRIVDIYIEGLPGAQVWTDEGDRASARQNVNFAVDPDAVHKVRLFIAAPAKGPARTEFQISARARTGDERGDSDTLIFERPKDDQ, translated from the coding sequence ATGTCCAGCCCTGAAGACCTGACCGGCCCCAAACAACCGCTCTACCAAGCGCGCAAAGGCGTTTATCCCAAGGCGGTCGATGGATTTTACCGTCGCCTGAAATGGGCGATCATGGCGGTTACGCTGGCGATCTACTACATCACGCCGTGGATACGCTGGGACAGGGGCGCCTACGCCCCGGATCAGGCGGTCCTCGTCGATCTGGCCAACCGGCGTTTCTACATGTTCCAGATCGAAATCTGGCCACATGAATTTTACTATGTGGTGGGCCTGCTGGTTATGGCCGGAATTGGCCTGTTTCTGGTCACGAGTGCTGTGGGGCGCGCCTGGTGCGGCTATAGCTGTCCGCAGACGGTCTGGACCGATCTGTTCCAGCATGTCGAACGGTTTATCGATGGTGATCGCAATGCCCAGTTGCGTCTGGAAAAGGCATCTTGGGGAGCCGAAAAAATTGCAAAGCGGCTGAGCAAATGGTCAGTCTGGCTCTTCATTGCTTTCTGGACCGGCGGCGCCTGGATCATGTACTTCGCCGATGCGCCGACACTCGTCCGCGACTTCTGGTCGGGTAACGCAGCACCTGTTGCCTACGCCACAGTGGGCATCCTGACCGCAACGACCTTTATCTTTGGCGGATTCATGCGGGAACAGGTCTGCATTTACATGTGCCCGTGGCCACGCATCCAGACCGCCATGATGGACGAAAAGTCCCTGCTGGTTACCTATAAGGATTGGCGCGGGGAAAAGCGCGGTAGCCTGAAAGCCGCGCAAGCCGATCCAGCCGCGTTTGGCGACTGCATCGACTGCAACCAATGTGTGGCGGTGTGCCCGACGGGTATCGATATCCGTGAAGGACCACAGATCGGGTGCATCACCTGCGCACTGTGCATCGATGCCTGTGACAAGGTGATGGCACAGGTTGGAAAACCGCGCGGCCTGATCGATTATTGCACGCTGGACGATGCCGACATCGAAAAGAAAGGGGGCACCGGAAAGCCGGTTCTCAAGACCTTGTTCCGTCCGCGCACGATCATCTATTTCGGCATCTGGTCGGCCATTGGCCTCGCTATGCTGTTTACCCTGGGGCAGCGCACACGGCTCGATCTTGCCGTGCAGCATGATCGCAATCCCGTTTATGTACAATTGTCGGACGGGACGATCCGGAACAATTACACGCTCAAAATCCGCAACATGCAGGCCCGGCCGCGTATCGTCGATATCTACATCGAAGGTCTCCCCGGTGCGCAAGTCTGGACGGACGAAGGCGATCGCGCTTCAGCCCGGCAAAATGTCAATTTCGCCGTCGACCCCGATGCGGTCCACAAAGTGCGGCTGTTCATCGCGGCGCCCGCCAAAGGTCCCGCCCGCACGGAATTCCAGATAAGCGCCCGCGCCCGCACAGGCGATGAACGGGGCGACAGCGACACCCTGATATTCGAACGCCCGAAGGATGACCAATGA
- a CDS encoding Crp/Fnr family transcriptional regulator — protein MSDCAQCVVRNRAICSGLSPDELLALGQKGRKQTVKRGQTLVWEGDDSLVVANVISGVLKLSVSTADGREQIVGIVFPSDFIGRPFGKESPYSVTALSDAEVCVFHRSTFDQFAREHPELQHKLLQRTLIELDDARQWMMLLGKKTAEERIATLLLRISERLSADGCTGPLLNLDEFELPMDRQQMADILGLTIETVSRQLTRIKSSGVIALPDRRRVVIHDRQALLDLAEAA, from the coding sequence ATGAGCGATTGTGCGCAATGTGTTGTACGTAACCGGGCCATTTGTTCGGGGTTGAGCCCCGATGAACTTTTGGCTCTCGGCCAAAAAGGCCGCAAGCAGACCGTAAAGCGGGGGCAGACGCTTGTTTGGGAGGGAGATGACTCGCTCGTTGTAGCAAATGTCATTTCCGGTGTTCTTAAACTCAGCGTTTCGACCGCAGACGGCCGTGAACAGATTGTCGGCATCGTTTTTCCATCCGATTTCATCGGCCGGCCATTCGGCAAGGAAAGCCCCTACAGCGTAACCGCGCTGAGCGACGCCGAAGTGTGCGTCTTCCACCGCTCGACATTCGACCAGTTCGCGCGCGAGCATCCCGAATTGCAGCATAAGCTACTCCAGCGCACGCTGATCGAATTGGACGATGCGCGGCAATGGATGATGCTGCTGGGTAAGAAAACCGCCGAAGAACGCATCGCCACATTGCTCCTCCGCATATCCGAACGGCTGAGTGCGGACGGATGCACCGGACCGTTGCTCAATCTGGACGAATTTGAGCTGCCAATGGACCGCCAGCAAATGGCCGACATACTCGGTCTTACCATCGAAACGGTCAGCCGCCAGTTGACGCGTATCAAGTCCAGCGGCGTAATAGCGCTCCCCGACCGGCGGCGAGTCGTGATCCATGACCGCCAGGCGTTGCTGGATCTCGCGGAAGCCGCATAA
- a CDS encoding 3'(2'),5'-bisphosphate nucleotidase CysQ — protein MNDSELAAHLADVAGRLLLEVRASGLLSLKALGKAGDQTANQFLCHALREQRPDDGLLSEEEKDSADRLSKSRVWIIDPVDGTREYGEERTDWAVHVALAIDGVPTIGAVALPGLDLVLRTDQPQPLPPAAEKPRMLVSRTRPAAEAVAVAEKIGAELVPMGSAGAKAMAVVRGEAEIYLHTGGQYEWDSCAPAAVAAAYGLHISRVDGSPLVYNQADVYMPDLLICRPEWAEPVLGLVRDAI, from the coding sequence ATGAACGACAGCGAATTAGCAGCGCATCTGGCAGATGTAGCAGGACGATTGTTACTGGAGGTGCGGGCATCTGGCCTGCTCAGCCTGAAGGCATTGGGGAAGGCTGGCGACCAGACCGCGAACCAGTTCCTGTGCCACGCGCTACGCGAACAGCGGCCCGATGACGGTTTGTTATCCGAAGAAGAAAAGGATAGTGCCGACCGCCTGTCCAAATCCCGCGTGTGGATCATCGATCCCGTCGATGGCACACGTGAATATGGGGAAGAACGAACGGATTGGGCCGTGCATGTCGCGCTTGCCATCGACGGGGTTCCAACCATCGGCGCGGTTGCGTTGCCCGGACTTGATCTTGTGCTTCGGACAGACCAGCCACAGCCTTTGCCACCCGCCGCTGAAAAGCCCCGGATGCTGGTTAGCCGTACCCGGCCTGCTGCAGAAGCCGTGGCGGTTGCCGAGAAAATCGGAGCCGAGCTTGTCCCCATGGGCAGCGCAGGCGCGAAGGCAATGGCAGTTGTCCGCGGGGAGGCGGAAATTTATCTGCACACCGGCGGCCAATATGAATGGGACAGCTGTGCGCCCGCAGCCGTTGCCGCTGCTTATGGGCTGCACATCAGCCGGGTCGACGGTAGTCCGCTGGTCTACAACCAAGCTGATGTCTATATGCCCGATCTGCTGATTTGCCGCCCCGAATGGGCCGAACCTGTGCTGGGGCTGGTCCGCGACGCCATTTAA
- the ccoN gene encoding cytochrome-c oxidase, cbb3-type subunit I, giving the protein MDILLTRVGVWFFVAVMAFAAMALGADQAYSVHMGIICLAALIAMAASMNRFDFLTQKFPTLSGAAVASHYDDDPIRWGAIATLFWGIAGFLVGLIIALQLAFPVLNFNLEFTTFGRLRPLHTSAVIFAFGGNALIATSFYVVQRTCRARLAFPGLARFVFWGYQLFIVLAATGYLMGVTEGKEYAEPEWYVDLWLTVVWVSYLAVFVGTIVKRKEPHIYVANWFYLSFIITVAMLHLVNNLSMPVSIFGSKSYSAFAGVQDALTQWWYGHNAVGFFLTAGFLAMMYYFVPKQAERPVYSYRLSIVHFWSLIFLYIWAGPHHLHYTALPDWAQTLGMVFSVVLWMPSWGGMINGLMTLNGAWDKIRTDPIIRMMVMALAFYGMSTFEGPMLSIKAVNSLSHYTDWTIGHVHSGALGWNGMITFACLYYLFPRLWNRERMYSLRMINWHFWLSTLGIVFYASAMWVSGIMQGLMWREYGADGYLVYSFAETVAAMFPMYLIRAFGGLLYLSGALVMVFNVWMTVAGKIRVEKPMTETPHNPEADRPYVAVPAE; this is encoded by the coding sequence ATGGATATTCTTTTAACACGCGTTGGAGTGTGGTTTTTTGTCGCGGTCATGGCCTTTGCCGCCATGGCGCTGGGGGCTGACCAGGCTTATTCGGTCCATATGGGCATTATCTGCCTTGCCGCGTTGATTGCGATGGCGGCATCGATGAACCGCTTTGATTTTCTGACGCAAAAATTTCCGACATTAAGCGGCGCCGCCGTTGCATCGCATTATGATGATGACCCGATCCGGTGGGGAGCCATTGCGACCCTGTTCTGGGGTATTGCGGGTTTTCTGGTCGGGCTGATCATCGCGCTGCAGCTCGCTTTCCCTGTCCTGAACTTCAATCTGGAGTTTACGACATTCGGCCGTTTAAGGCCGCTGCACACCTCTGCGGTGATTTTCGCATTTGGAGGCAATGCGCTGATCGCGACGAGTTTCTACGTCGTCCAGCGCACTTGCCGGGCGAGACTCGCCTTCCCCGGTCTCGCCCGTTTTGTTTTCTGGGGCTATCAGCTGTTCATCGTGCTGGCGGCCACAGGCTATCTGATGGGTGTGACCGAGGGTAAGGAATATGCCGAGCCCGAATGGTATGTTGACCTGTGGCTGACGGTCGTCTGGGTCAGCTATCTGGCGGTTTTTGTCGGCACGATCGTGAAGCGCAAAGAGCCGCACATCTATGTCGCCAACTGGTTCTATCTGAGCTTCATCATCACCGTGGCCATGCTGCATCTGGTCAACAATCTGTCCATGCCGGTCAGCATCTTCGGCTCGAAAAGCTACAGCGCCTTTGCAGGGGTGCAGGATGCTCTGACCCAATGGTGGTACGGCCACAACGCCGTCGGCTTCTTCCTGACCGCCGGCTTCCTTGCGATGATGTACTATTTTGTACCCAAGCAAGCAGAACGCCCAGTCTATTCCTATCGCCTGTCGATCGTCCATTTCTGGTCGCTGATCTTCCTCTACATCTGGGCAGGACCGCATCATCTGCATTACACCGCGCTCCCTGACTGGGCGCAGACGCTTGGCATGGTGTTCTCGGTCGTGCTCTGGATGCCCAGCTGGGGCGGGATGATCAACGGCCTGATGACGCTCAACGGTGCCTGGGACAAGATCCGCACCGACCCCATCATCCGCATGATGGTCATGGCCCTCGCCTTCTACGGCATGAGCACCTTTGAAGGACCAATGCTGTCCATCAAGGCCGTGAATAGCCTGTCGCATTATACCGACTGGACCATCGGCCATGTGCATAGCGGCGCGCTCGGCTGGAATGGTATGATCACCTTTGCCTGCCTCTACTATCTGTTCCCACGTCTGTGGAACCGTGAACGGATGTACTCGCTGCGGATGATCAACTGGCATTTCTGGCTCTCCACGCTCGGCATCGTTTTCTACGCCTCTGCCATGTGGGTATCGGGCATCATGCAAGGCCTGATGTGGCGCGAATATGGAGCCGACGGCTATCTCGTCTACTCCTTTGCCGAGACGGTCGCCGCGATGTTCCCCATGTACCTCATCCGGGCCTTTGGTGGACTGCTCTATCTCTCGGGTGCGCTCGTCATGGTCTTCAACGTGTGGATGACGGTCGCTGGCAAAATCCGTGTCGAAAAGCCGATGACCGAAACGCCCCATAATCCTGAAGCTGACCGGCCCTATGTCGCCGTTCCGGCTGAATAA
- a CDS encoding cbb3-type cytochrome oxidase subunit 3: MNYNDLRHFADSWGLVVMGVIFLILIAWPFRKANRQRNEDAATMIFRDDDNG; encoded by the coding sequence ATGAATTACAACGATCTTCGCCACTTTGCAGACAGTTGGGGTCTGGTGGTGATGGGGGTGATCTTCCTCATCCTTATCGCCTGGCCCTTTCGCAAAGCGAACCGGCAACGAAACGAAGACGCTGCCACCATGATTTTCAGGGACGATGACAATGGCTGA
- a CDS encoding FixH family protein — MSIAKPRIFTGWHMTTILVSFFAVVMAVNFTMARMAISTFGGTVVDNSYVASQNYNIWLNAADRQERLGWQVVARLDSERHIRVSVEKNGAALDGVRASGDALHPLGRKEDQALTFVTVGDGELRSKEALPQGRWNVQLALRKNADIFHVREPLQ; from the coding sequence ATGAGTATTGCTAAACCACGCATCTTTACCGGCTGGCACATGACAACAATATTGGTCAGCTTTTTTGCCGTTGTCATGGCCGTCAATTTCACCATGGCCCGTATGGCCATCAGCACCTTTGGCGGAACCGTCGTCGATAACAGCTATGTTGCCAGCCAGAATTACAACATATGGCTGAACGCCGCCGACCGGCAGGAACGGCTTGGCTGGCAAGTTGTGGCGCGTTTGGACAGCGAAAGGCACATCCGCGTGTCTGTCGAGAAAAATGGCGCCGCTCTGGACGGTGTCCGGGCAAGCGGGGATGCCTTGCATCCCTTGGGACGCAAGGAAGACCAAGCCCTTACTTTCGTCACCGTTGGTGACGGCGAATTGCGATCGAAAGAAGCTTTGCCGCAAGGACGATGGAATGTGCAGCTCGCGCTGCGCAAAAACGCCGACATCTTCCATGTGCGGGAGCCATTGCAGTGA
- the ccoO gene encoding cytochrome-c oxidase, cbb3-type subunit II, producing MTSSSKTGTFSHKNLERNVSLLGLCALGAVAIGGIVEIAPLFWIDSTVEKVEGVRPYTPLELTGRNIYIREGCYVCHSQMVRPFRDEVERYGPYSLAAESMYDHPFQWGSKRTGPDLARVGGRYSDEWHRAHLKDPRSVVPESIMPPYAFLAERPVRAGQMSGHLTALSRVGVPYSKEAIKEADTDLMAQADPNADVAAFQARYPKAQVRDYDGNPAKVTEMDAVVAYLQMLGTLVDHQKAKPFEQPR from the coding sequence ATGACAAGCTCATCCAAAACCGGAACCTTCAGCCACAAGAATCTGGAGCGTAACGTAAGCCTACTCGGCCTGTGCGCACTGGGCGCTGTGGCGATTGGCGGCATCGTGGAGATCGCCCCGCTTTTCTGGATCGATTCCACCGTGGAAAAGGTGGAGGGCGTGCGCCCCTATACCCCGCTCGAACTGACCGGCCGCAACATCTACATCCGCGAAGGTTGCTATGTCTGCCACAGCCAGATGGTCCGCCCATTCCGTGACGAGGTAGAACGCTATGGCCCCTATAGCTTGGCGGCAGAGAGCATGTACGACCACCCCTTCCAATGGGGATCGAAACGGACAGGGCCTGATCTGGCTCGGGTCGGTGGCCGTTATTCTGACGAATGGCACCGCGCCCATTTGAAAGACCCACGCAGTGTAGTGCCCGAATCCATCATGCCGCCCTACGCCTTTCTGGCCGAGCGGCCGGTGCGCGCAGGCCAGATGTCTGGCCATCTCACCGCCCTTTCACGGGTAGGCGTACCCTATAGCAAGGAAGCCATCAAAGAGGCCGATACCGATCTGATGGCGCAGGCAGACCCCAATGCCGACGTCGCAGCTTTTCAGGCGCGTTACCCCAAGGCGCAGGTTCGCGATTATGACGGAAACCCTGCCAAAGTGACCGAAATGGACGCTGTGGTGGCCTATTTGCAAATGCTGGGAACGCTGGTCGATCACCAAAAGGCCAAACCCTTTGAGCAACCACGATGA
- the ccoP gene encoding cytochrome-c oxidase, cbb3-type subunit III, translated as MAENKRIDAPTGTQTVGHEWDGIEELDTPMPRWWVFTFWACILWGIGYIVLFPAIPLLNGSTPGLWNWSSRGELEQQMKAETLRRAPITNALAAIPVEQLAGNEKLYQAAIEGGRAAFKVHCVQCHGSGAAGSQGYPNLNDDDWLWGGDLPAIHYTLTHGIRQPDHEETRFSQMPAFGGVLSGGEIDAVATYVQTLSGKAKPSAQSAAGATLFANNCSSCHGTDGKGMREFGAPNLTDGIWLYGGDIASIKTTVAKARYGVMPRWNNRLDPVTIKMLAAYVHSLGGGEANAASAPAAVPDPEKVAANVQP; from the coding sequence ATGGCTGAGAATAAACGCATCGATGCACCAACCGGAACGCAAACCGTCGGACATGAATGGGATGGCATTGAGGAACTCGATACCCCCATGCCGCGCTGGTGGGTCTTTACCTTCTGGGCCTGTATCCTGTGGGGGATCGGCTATATCGTCCTTTTCCCCGCCATCCCGTTGCTCAACGGATCGACGCCTGGCCTTTGGAACTGGTCAAGCCGGGGGGAATTGGAACAACAGATGAAGGCCGAAACACTGCGGCGCGCCCCCATTACCAACGCGCTTGCGGCCATTCCTGTTGAACAGCTCGCCGGAAATGAAAAACTGTATCAGGCTGCGATCGAAGGTGGCCGGGCTGCATTCAAGGTGCATTGTGTGCAGTGCCATGGCTCTGGTGCTGCCGGGTCCCAAGGCTATCCCAATCTCAACGATGATGACTGGCTGTGGGGCGGCGATTTGCCTGCTATCCATTACACCCTGACCCATGGCATCCGTCAGCCGGACCATGAAGAAACACGCTTTTCGCAAATGCCTGCCTTTGGCGGAGTCTTGAGCGGTGGCGAAATCGACGCCGTCGCGACCTATGTCCAGACATTGTCGGGCAAAGCCAAGCCCAGCGCGCAATCTGCGGCTGGTGCAACCTTGTTCGCAAATAACTGCTCATCTTGCCACGGAACCGATGGCAAAGGCATGCGCGAATTTGGCGCTCCGAACCTGACAGATGGCATCTGGCTCTATGGCGGCGACATTGCGAGCATCAAGACCACGGTTGCCAAAGCACGTTATGGCGTAATGCCGCGCTGGAACAACCGTTTGGATCCTGTAACGATCAAGATGCTGGCGGCATATGTCCATTCGCTGGGCGGTGGTGAAGCTAATGCGGCATCTGCACCGGCAGCGGTCCCCGACCCGGAAAAGGTCGCCGCCAATGTCCAGCCCTGA